One genomic segment of Garra rufa chromosome 13, GarRuf1.0, whole genome shotgun sequence includes these proteins:
- the ora6 gene encoding uncharacterized protein ora6, with protein MEGLYLDLLALRVFISVVGIVGNTILILSILQMTRLKSFEIFLLGLASANLEEILVVDIYDILLLRSTYTMSIWTCRGMKFLTIFGEIGSILFTVLISIYRYQKLRDVNTRVNLPVFMDGLRSAVFLSVFCGAVALVFGLPTLLVNLDWSHLNSSSPGCPVDFFQCSLTRCPTRNRVYKFSFILVCNLLPLLIVTVTSSMIVRILIVQQKTVRARQTQSVATTTTTQQRPRKSAFQRGTLAILAAMTLFQVNWTLYLILHLVCDPQTFPLWSEVEFLITTFYTAISPYVYGIGNNLFNVKRFICSNISFT; from the coding sequence ATGGAGGGCTTGTACTTGGATCTTCTGGCTCTGAGGGTCTTCATCTCCGTGGTGGGCATTGTAGGAAACACGATCCTGATCCTCTCCATCCTTCAGATGACTCGCCTGAAGTCCTTCGAAATCTTTCTTCTGGGACTGGCGTCGGCGAATCTGGAGGAGATCCTGGTGGTGGACATTTACGACATCTTGCTCTTGCGTTCGACTTACACCATGAGCATCTGGACCTGCAGAGGAATGAAGTTCCTCACCATCTTCGGGGAGATCGGCAGCATCCTGTTCACGGTTCTCATCAGCATCTACCGTTATCAGAAGCTGAGGGACGTCAACACCCGCGTCAACCTGCCGGTCTTCATGGACGGCCTGCGTTCGGCCGTTTTCCTCTCCGTATTCTGCGGCGCGGTGGCTCTTGTCTTCGGTTTGCCCACGCTCCTGGTGAACCTGGACTGGAGTCACCTGAACTCGTCGTCTCCGGGCTGTCCGGTGGATTTCTTCCAGTGCTCGTTAACCAGGTGCCCGACTCGCAACCGCGTTTACAAGTTCTCCTTCATTCTGGTGTGCAACCTGTTGCCGCTGCTTATAGTGACAGTGACCAGCTCCATGATCGTCAGGATCTTAATCGTTCAGCAGAAAACGGTGAGGGCGCGACAGACTCAGAGCGTGGCGACGACGACGACGACCCAACAGCGGCCCAGGAAATCTGCTTTCCAGCGCGGCACGCTGGCCATCCTGGCGGCCATGACTCTGTTCCAGGTCAACTGGACCCTTTATCTGATCCTGCATCTGGTGTGTGACCCGCAAACGTTCCCGCTGTGGTCAGAGGTGGAGTTCTTGATCACCACGTTTTACACCGCCATCAGTCCGTATGTTTATGGAATAGGCAACAACCTGTTCAACGTAAAGCGCTTCATTTGTTCTAATATAAGCTTCACTTAG